In Fusobacterium periodonticum ATCC 33693, the following are encoded in one genomic region:
- a CDS encoding APC family permease: MGNNQNNEKMKFWSIVLLTINSIIGTGIFLSPGAVAKLVGSKAAMIYLAAAAFAAVLAVTFAAASKYVIKSGAAYAYSKAAFGDEVSSYVGITRVVSASIAWGVMATGVVKTTLSIFGKDSSDIKTVTIGFITLMLILLIINLIGTKLLTLISNISTIGKVGALTITIIAGICILIFSGGSHIEEMNLLKDTDGNNLIPTFTTSVFVTALIGAFYAFTGFESVASGSADMEEPEKNLPRAIPLAIIIIACIYFGIVFVSMYIDPVAMVTSKEPVVLASIFKNQLLQKIIIIGALMSMFGINVAASFHTPRVFEAMANEKQIPEFFARRTKGGLPLTSFLLTAIIAVVIPLAFNYNMSGIIIISSISRFIQFIIVPLAVISFFYGKNKEEVLQANKSFMMDVIVPIIALLLTVLLLVKFNWAQQFSTKLDDGTTTLNIKAVVSMLIGYVILPICLRIYMRGKK, translated from the coding sequence ATGGGAAATAATCAAAATAATGAAAAAATGAAATTTTGGTCTATAGTATTATTGACTATAAATTCTATTATTGGAACTGGAATATTTTTATCACCTGGAGCTGTGGCAAAATTAGTTGGTAGCAAGGCAGCCATGATTTATCTAGCAGCGGCAGCTTTTGCAGCAGTCTTGGCAGTAACTTTTGCAGCAGCATCAAAGTATGTTATAAAATCAGGAGCAGCTTACGCTTATTCAAAGGCTGCATTTGGAGATGAAGTTAGTTCTTATGTTGGGATTACAAGAGTTGTATCAGCAAGTATAGCTTGGGGAGTTATGGCAACTGGAGTTGTAAAAACAACTTTATCTATCTTTGGTAAAGACTCATCTGATATAAAAACTGTAACAATAGGTTTTATAACTTTAATGTTAATTTTACTTATTATAAATCTTATAGGGACAAAACTACTTACATTAATCAGTAATATTTCAACTATAGGTAAGGTAGGTGCTCTAACAATAACAATAATAGCAGGTATATGTATATTAATTTTTTCTGGTGGAAGTCATATAGAAGAAATGAATCTATTAAAAGATACAGATGGAAATAATCTTATTCCAACATTTACAACTTCAGTATTTGTTACTGCCCTTATAGGTGCTTTTTATGCTTTCACAGGATTTGAAAGTGTTGCAAGTGGTTCAGCTGATATGGAAGAACCTGAAAAGAATCTACCAAGAGCTATACCTTTAGCTATAATAATAATAGCTTGCATATATTTTGGAATAGTATTTGTATCTATGTATATTGATCCAGTAGCTATGGTAACATCAAAAGAACCAGTGGTTTTAGCTTCAATTTTTAAAAATCAATTATTACAAAAAATAATAATTATTGGTGCACTTATGTCTATGTTTGGTATAAATGTAGCAGCTTCATTCCATACTCCAAGAGTATTTGAAGCTATGGCAAATGAAAAACAAATACCTGAATTTTTTGCAAGAAGAACAAAGGGAGGACTACCTTTAACATCTTTCTTATTGACAGCTATAATAGCTGTGGTTATTCCTCTAGCATTCAACTATAATATGAGTGGAATAATTATTATCAGTTCAATATCAAGATTTATACAATTTATAATAGTTCCTTTAGCTGTAATTTCATTTTTTTATGGTAAAAATAAAGAAGAAGTTTTGCAAGCTAATAAAAGTTTTATGATGGATGTAATAGTTCCAATAATAGCTCTATTACTAACTGTTTTACTATTAGTAAAATTTAATTGGGCTCAACAATTCTCGACTAAATTAGATGATGGAACAACTACTCTTAATATAAAAGCTGTAGTGTCAATGCTTATAGGATATGTGATTCTTCCAATATGCCTAAGAATATATATGAGAGGGAAAAAATAA
- a CDS encoding gamma-glutamyl-gamma-aminobutyrate hydrolase family protein, giving the protein MSKKPIIGISSSVIVDEAGSFAGYKRAYVNKDYVDAVVRAGGVPLIIPFTTDKEVIISQVQVIDALILSGGHDVSPYNYGQEPNPKLGETFPERDTYDMLLLEESKKRNIPILGICRGSQIINVAAGGTLYQDLSLIPGNVLKHNQVSKPTLKTHKIQIEENSVISSIFGKETMVNSFHHQAIDKVGDDLKVVARASDGVVEAIEHKTYKFLVAVQWHPEMLAVECDEARKLFNRLIEEAKR; this is encoded by the coding sequence ATGTCAAAGAAACCAATAATTGGAATATCATCAAGTGTAATTGTTGATGAAGCAGGTAGTTTTGCAGGATATAAAAGAGCCTATGTAAATAAAGATTATGTAGATGCTGTTGTAAGAGCAGGAGGAGTTCCTCTTATAATACCATTTACTACAGATAAAGAAGTTATTATTAGTCAAGTTCAAGTAATAGATGCTTTGATACTATCAGGTGGACATGATGTAAGCCCATATAATTATGGACAAGAACCTAATCCAAAATTAGGAGAAACTTTCCCTGAAAGAGATACTTATGATATGCTTTTATTAGAAGAAAGTAAAAAAAGAAACATTCCTATTTTAGGAATTTGTAGGGGTTCTCAAATAATAAATGTGGCAGCTGGAGGAACTTTATATCAAGATTTATCTTTAATACCTGGGAATGTTTTAAAACATAATCAAGTTTCTAAACCAACATTGAAAACTCATAAAATACAAATAGAAGAAAATTCTGTTATTTCAAGTATTTTTGGAAAAGAAACAATGGTAAATTCATTCCATCATCAAGCAATAGATAAAGTTGGAGATGATCTTAAAGTTGTTGCAAGGGCTAGTGATGGAGTAGTTGAAGCTATCGAACATAAAACATATAAGTTTTTAGTTGCTGTTCAATGGCACCCAGAAATGTTGGCAGTGGAATGTGATGAAGCTAGAAAGCTTTTCAATAGATTAATAGAAGAAGCTAAGAGATAA
- the argS gene encoding arginine--tRNA ligase, with product MKIISKELTDIFQNLVDNLFPDKELKPVEITVATNENFGDYQCNFAMINSKIIGDNPRKIAEEIKAKFPYGEIVEKLEVAGPGFINIFLTSKYISDSIKKIGEAYDFSFLNRKGKVIIDFSSPNIAKRMHIGHLRSTIIGESVARIMRYLGYDVVADNHIGDWGTQFGKLIVGYRKWLNREAYEKNAIEELERVYVKFSEEAEKDPSLEDLARAELKKVQDGEEENTKLWKEFITESLKEYNKLYERLDVHFDTYYGESFYNDMMADVVKELEEKKLAVDDDGAKVVFFDEKDNLFPCIVQKKDGAYLYSTSDIATVKFRKDNYDVNKMIYLTDARQQDHFKQFFKITDMLGWDIEKYHIWFGIIRFADGILSTRKGNVIKLEELLDEAHSRAYDVVNEKNPNLSEEEKQNIAEVVGVSSVKYADLSQNKQSDILFEWDKMLSFEGNTAPYLLYTYARIQSILRKVAEQNIELNDSVEIKIENKIERSLATHLLTFPISVLKAAETFKPNLIADYLYDLSKKLNSFYNNCPILNQDIDTLKSRAFLIKKTGEVLKEGLSLLGIPVLNKM from the coding sequence ATGAAAATAATTAGTAAAGAATTAACAGATATTTTTCAAAATCTTGTTGACAATTTATTTCCAGATAAAGAATTAAAACCTGTAGAAATTACAGTAGCTACTAATGAAAATTTTGGAGATTATCAATGTAACTTCGCAATGATAAACTCAAAAATAATAGGAGATAATCCAAGGAAGATTGCTGAAGAAATAAAGGCTAAATTCCCTTATGGAGAAATTGTAGAAAAATTAGAAGTTGCTGGACCAGGTTTTATAAATATATTTTTAACAAGTAAATATATTTCTGATTCTATAAAGAAAATTGGAGAAGCTTATGACTTTTCATTTTTAAATAGAAAAGGGAAAGTTATCATAGATTTCTCATCACCAAACATTGCCAAAAGAATGCACATAGGACACTTAAGATCCACTATTATTGGAGAATCAGTAGCTAGAATAATGAGATATTTAGGATATGATGTTGTTGCAGACAATCATATTGGAGACTGGGGAACACAGTTTGGTAAGTTAATAGTGGGATATAGAAAGTGGCTAAATAGAGAAGCTTATGAAAAAAATGCTATAGAAGAATTAGAAAGAGTTTATGTAAAATTCTCTGAAGAAGCAGAAAAAGATCCATCACTTGAAGATTTAGCAAGAGCTGAACTAAAAAAAGTACAAGATGGTGAAGAAGAAAACACAAAACTTTGGAAGGAATTTATAACAGAATCTTTAAAAGAATACAATAAACTGTATGAAAGATTAGATGTACATTTTGATACATACTATGGAGAATCTTTTTACAATGATATGATGGCAGATGTTGTAAAAGAATTAGAAGAAAAGAAATTAGCAGTTGATGATGATGGAGCTAAGGTTGTATTTTTTGATGAAAAAGATAACTTATTCCCTTGTATAGTTCAAAAGAAAGATGGAGCATATCTATACTCTACTTCTGATATAGCAACTGTTAAATTTAGAAAAGATAACTATGATGTAAATAAGATGATATATCTTACAGATGCTAGACAACAAGACCATTTTAAACAATTCTTTAAGATAACTGATATGCTTGGTTGGGATATAGAAAAATATCATATTTGGTTTGGTATCATAAGATTTGCTGATGGTATTTTATCAACTCGTAAAGGAAATGTTATCAAACTTGAAGAGTTATTAGATGAAGCACACAGTCGTGCATATGATGTTGTAAATGAAAAGAACCCTAATCTTTCAGAAGAAGAAAAACAAAATATTGCAGAAGTTGTAGGAGTAAGTTCAGTTAAATATGCTGATTTATCTCAAAATAAACAAAGTGATATACTATTTGAATGGGATAAAATGTTGAGTTTTGAAGGAAATACAGCACCATATTTACTATATACTTATGCTAGAATACAATCTATTCTTAGAAAAGTAGCTGAACAAAATATAGAATTGAATGACAGTGTGGAAATTAAAATAGAAAATAAAATTGAAAGATCTTTAGCAACTCATCTATTGACTTTCCCAATATCAGTATTAAAAGCTGCTGAAACATTCAAACCTAATCTAATTGCAGATTATTTATATGACTTATCAAAGAAATTAAATAGTTTCTACAATAATTGCCCTATATTAAATCAAGATATAGATACTTTAAAATCAAGAGCTTTCTTAATAAAGAAAACAGGAGAAGTTCTAAAAGAAGGATTATCTCTACTTGGAATACCAGTACTTAATAAAATGTAA
- a CDS encoding patatin-like phospholipase family protein: MKIGLVLEGGGMRGLFSAGVLDALLELKELTVNGIVGVSSGALFGVNYVSGQKERAVRYNKKYADDKRYMGLYSWITTGNAVNKDFAYYELPFKLDVFDNEKFKEAETDFYVVMTNVESGKAEYVLIKDAFAQMEYLRATSALPFASKIIEINGKKYLDGGISDSIPIDFCESLGYDKIIAVLTRPEGVYKEDKLGFLYKLVYRKYPNLVNSLLNMATDYEKVLAKIKDLENKGKIFVVRPPEVLKIGRLEKDRNKIQKVYDTGLNTGLKELENILKYLNK, encoded by the coding sequence ATGAAAATAGGATTGGTATTAGAAGGTGGAGGAATGAGAGGTCTTTTCTCTGCAGGAGTTTTAGATGCTCTACTTGAGTTAAAAGAATTAACTGTTAATGGAATTGTTGGTGTATCTTCTGGAGCTTTATTTGGAGTGAATTATGTTTCAGGGCAAAAAGAAAGGGCAGTTAGGTACAATAAGAAATATGCAGATGATAAAAGATATATGGGACTATACAGTTGGATAACAACAGGTAATGCTGTAAATAAAGATTTTGCTTATTATGAACTACCTTTTAAGTTAGATGTTTTTGATAATGAAAAATTTAAAGAGGCAGAAACAGATTTCTATGTTGTTATGACTAATGTTGAAAGTGGAAAAGCAGAATATGTTTTAATAAAAGATGCCTTTGCACAGATGGAATATTTAAGAGCTACATCAGCTCTGCCTTTTGCCTCAAAAATAATAGAGATAAATGGTAAAAAATATTTAGATGGGGGAATATCTGATAGTATTCCTATAGATTTTTGTGAGAGTTTAGGTTATGATAAAATAATTGCAGTCTTAACAAGACCTGAAGGAGTATATAAGGAGGATAAGTTAGGATTTTTGTATAAATTGGTTTATAGAAAATATCCTAATTTAGTAAATTCTCTTCTTAATATGGCTACAGATTATGAGAAAGTTCTTGCAAAGATAAAAGATTTAGAGAATAAAGGGAAAATTTTTGTTGTAAGACCTCCTGAAGTCTTAAAAATAGGTAGGCTTGAAAAGGATAGAAATAAAATTCAAAAAGTATATGATACTGGTTTAAACACAGGTTTAAAAGAATTGGAGAACATATTAAAATATTTGAATAAATAA
- a CDS encoding 2-hydroxyacid dehydrogenase, translating to MEKTKIIFFDIKDYDKEFFKKYADNFNFDMTFLKVKLTEETVHLTKGYDVVCAFTNDIINKANIDVMANNGIKLLAMRCAGFNNVSLKDINERFKVVRVPAYSPHAIAEYTVALILAVNRKIHKAYVRTREGNFSINGLMGFDLNGKTAGIIGTGKIGQILIKILRGFNMKVVAYDLFPNQKVAEELGFEYVSLDELYAQSDIISLNCPLTKETQYMINRKSMLKMKDGVILVNTGRGMLIDSADLVEALKDKKIGAVALDVYEEEEDYFFEDKSTQVIEDDILGRLLSFYNVLLTSHQAYFTQEAVDAITLTTLNNIKDFVEGKELVNEVPQS from the coding sequence ATGGAAAAAACTAAAATTATATTTTTTGACATAAAAGATTATGACAAAGAATTTTTTAAGAAATATGCTGATAACTTTAACTTTGATATGACATTTTTAAAAGTTAAATTGACTGAAGAAACAGTTCACTTAACTAAAGGTTATGATGTTGTCTGTGCTTTCACAAATGACATTATAAATAAGGCAAATATTGATGTTATGGCTAACAATGGAATAAAGCTTTTAGCTATGAGATGTGCTGGTTTTAATAATGTTTCTTTAAAGGATATAAATGAAAGATTTAAAGTAGTAAGAGTTCCTGCTTATTCTCCTCATGCTATAGCTGAGTATACAGTTGCTCTTATTCTAGCAGTTAATAGAAAAATTCATAAAGCCTATGTTCGTACAAGAGAAGGAAATTTCTCTATCAATGGTTTAATGGGGTTTGACTTAAATGGTAAAACAGCTGGTATTATAGGAACAGGTAAAATAGGACAAATTTTAATAAAAATATTAAGAGGGTTTAATATGAAAGTTGTTGCTTATGACTTATTCCCTAATCAAAAAGTAGCTGAAGAACTTGGTTTTGAATATGTAAGTTTAGATGAGCTTTATGCTCAATCTGATATTATTTCTTTAAACTGTCCACTTACAAAAGAAACTCAATATATGATTAATAGAAAGTCTATGTTAAAAATGAAAGATGGAGTTATACTTGTAAATACAGGTAGAGGAATGTTAATAGATTCTGCCGATTTAGTTGAAGCTTTAAAAGATAAGAAAATTGGAGCAGTGGCTCTTGACGTATATGAAGAAGAAGAAGATTATTTCTTTGAAGATAAATCTACTCAAGTTATTGAAGATGATATTTTAGGAAGACTTTTATCTTTCTATAATGTGCTTCTTACTTCTCACCAAGCATATTTTACACAAGAAGCTGTTGATGCTATAACTTTAACAACTTTAAATAATATTAAAGATTTTGTTGAAGGTAAAGAATTAGTTAATGAAGTACCACAAAGTTAA
- a CDS encoding type II toxin-antitoxin system HicB family antitoxin — protein MKYHYYAVFEKDEDGYSISFPDLPGCLTCAKDIEEALKMAKDVLEGYMLISEEDNDPIEPASSYKELNKNLEDNQVLQLITADTDFVRMRKKNKSVNKMVTLPKWLIDLGKEKKINFSQLLQEAIKRELNID, from the coding sequence ATGAAATATCATTATTATGCTGTATTTGAAAAAGATGAAGATGGTTATAGCATTTCATTTCCTGATTTACCAGGTTGCTTGACTTGTGCAAAAGATATTGAAGAAGCTTTAAAAATGGCAAAAGATGTATTAGAAGGTTATATGTTAATATCTGAGGAAGACAATGATCCTATTGAGCCTGCAAGTTCTTATAAAGAATTGAATAAAAATTTAGAAGATAATCAAGTGTTACAATTAATAACAGCTGATACAGATTTTGTAAGGATGAGAAAAAAGAATAAATCTGTCAATAAAATGGTAACATTGCCAAAATGGCTTATAGATTTGGGAAAAGAAAAGAAAATTAATTTTTCACAATTACTACAAGAAGCAATAAAAAGAGAACTAAATATTGATTAA
- a CDS encoding type II toxin-antitoxin system HicA family toxin, protein MSSKEIIKMLEADGWILRAVEGSHHHFKHPSKKGKVTVPHPNKDLHIKTVNSILKQAGLK, encoded by the coding sequence ATGAGCTCAAAAGAAATTATCAAAATGTTGGAGGCTGATGGTTGGATACTTAGAGCAGTTGAAGGTAGTCACCATCACTTTAAACATCCTAGCAAGAAGGGGAAAGTTACTGTTCCACATCCTAATAAAGATTTACATATTAAGACTGTGAATAGTATCTTAAAACAAGCTGGCTTAAAATAG
- a CDS encoding FprA family A-type flavoprotein, translating to MYCCTKINNDIIWIGVNDRKTQRFENYIPLDNGVTYNSYLILDEKICIIDGVEEGENGNFLGKIEAMIGTAPVDYIIVNHVEPDHSGSIKSLLKIVGNAKTIMMLKLLGVDLPDERVMVVKEKDVLDLGKHKLTFYLMPMVHWPESMATYDMTDKILFSNDAFGSFGALDGAVFDDEVNTDFFTDEMRRYYSNIVGKFGAPVNAVLKKLSPLEISCICPSHGLIWRKNIKALIERYQKWANMEPTKEGVVIVYGSMYGHTAEMAEYLGRELGNRGIKDVIIYDSSKTDHSYIFSTIWKYKGLMLGSCAHNNDVYPKMEPLLHKLQNYGLKNRYLGIFGNMMWSGGGVKKIKEFADSLPGLEQIGEPIEIKGHVTPIERDRLIELANLMADKLIADRE from the coding sequence ATGTATTGTTGTACAAAAATAAATAATGATATTATTTGGATAGGAGTTAATGACAGAAAAACTCAAAGATTTGAAAATTATATTCCTTTAGATAATGGAGTTACATACAATTCATATCTAATATTGGATGAAAAAATTTGTATTATTGATGGTGTTGAGGAAGGGGAAAATGGTAATTTTCTTGGTAAAATAGAAGCAATGATAGGAACTGCTCCTGTTGATTATATTATAGTAAATCACGTTGAACCTGATCATTCTGGCTCAATCAAAAGTCTATTAAAAATTGTAGGAAATGCAAAAACTATAATGATGTTAAAATTATTAGGTGTAGATTTACCTGATGAAAGAGTAATGGTAGTAAAAGAAAAAGATGTTTTAGACTTAGGAAAACATAAGCTAACTTTCTATTTGATGCCTATGGTACACTGGCCAGAATCTATGGCAACTTATGACATGACTGATAAAATCTTATTCTCAAATGATGCTTTTGGAAGCTTTGGAGCTTTAGATGGAGCTGTTTTTGATGATGAAGTAAACACAGATTTCTTTACAGATGAAATGAGAAGATACTATTCTAATATAGTTGGTAAGTTTGGTGCACCTGTAAATGCTGTTTTAAAAAAATTATCTCCTCTTGAAATTTCTTGTATTTGTCCATCACATGGTCTTATTTGGAGAAAAAATATAAAAGCTCTTATAGAAAGATATCAAAAATGGGCTAATATGGAACCTACAAAAGAAGGAGTAGTTATAGTTTATGGAAGTATGTATGGTCATACAGCTGAAATGGCTGAATATTTAGGAAGAGAATTAGGTAACAGAGGAATAAAAGATGTTATCATCTATGATTCATCTAAAACTGACCACTCATATATCTTCAGTACAATTTGGAAATACAAAGGACTTATGTTAGGTTCTTGTGCTCATAATAATGATGTATATCCAAAAATGGAGCCATTACTACATAAATTACAAAACTATGGTTTAAAAAATAGATACTTAGGTATTTTTGGAAATATGATGTGGAGTGGTGGAGGAGTAAAGAAAATAAAAGAATTTGCTGATAGTCTACCAGGTCTAGAACAAATTGGAGAACCTATAGAAATAAAAGGTCATGTTACTCCTATTGAAAGAGATAGATTAATAGAACTTGCTAATCTTATGGCAGATAAACTTATTGCTGATAGAGAATAA
- a CDS encoding flavodoxin, whose protein sequence is MSKISLVYYSATGNTEQMAKAIEEGIVEAGGAVTVYKSNAMDKDAILSSDVIVMGSSATGAEVIDENDLLPFMEEAGDKFNGKKVYIFGSYGWGGGEYADNWKAQLEGFGATIVDMPILANEEPSDEELAQLKEVGKKLAAI, encoded by the coding sequence ATGAGCAAAATTAGTTTAGTTTATTATAGTGCAACTGGAAATACAGAACAAATGGCAAAAGCTATTGAAGAAGGAATAGTTGAAGCAGGAGGAGCAGTAACTGTTTATAAATCAAATGCAATGGATAAAGATGCTATCCTTTCAAGTGATGTTATAGTTATGGGATCTTCAGCAACAGGAGCAGAAGTAATTGATGAAAATGATTTACTACCATTTATGGAAGAAGCAGGAGATAAATTCAATGGTAAAAAAGTATATATCTTCGGTTCTTATGGATGGGGAGGTGGAGAATATGCTGATAACTGGAAAGCTCAATTAGAAGGATTTGGAGCTACTATAGTTGATATGCCTATTCTTGCAAATGAAGAACCAAGTGATGAAGAATTAGCACAATTAAAAGAAGTTGGAAAGAAATTAGCTGCTATCTAA
- a CDS encoding putative glycoside hydrolase: protein MRITKNLLLFITIIFMGIFSSKEAYSKEKNSKSDYSYVTEKVSIYSDMNKKENIGYLIKGTRVNVFDTKEVTKKIKNKQGKEIDATIIMKKITYKDVNKTKIAWIEDGYLVSTLNEAVDERFKNLDFTEKTKKEYKDNKRVKVRGLYVSAHSVALKGRLDELIELAKKNNINAFVIDVKGDYGELTFPMSESINKYTKSANKNPIIKEIEPVIKKLKENGIYTIARIVSFKDTIYAKENPDKIIVYKEGGKAFTNSDGLVWVSAYDKNLWEYNVAVAKEAAKVGFNEIQFDYVRFPASNGGKLDKVLNYRNKDNVTKAEAIQKYLNYAKKELSPYNVYISADIYGQVGSSSDDMSLGQFWEAVSSEVDYISPMMYPSHYGKGVYGLAVPDANPYKTIYHSTKDSINRNNNISSPAIIRPWIQAFTATWVKGHINYGPNEVKEQIKAMKDLGVDEYILWSATNRYENFF, encoded by the coding sequence ATGAGAATTACAAAAAATTTATTATTATTTATTACAATTATCTTTATGGGAATTTTTTCTTCAAAAGAAGCTTACTCAAAAGAAAAAAATTCAAAATCAGATTACAGTTATGTGACAGAGAAAGTTTCTATCTATTCAGATATGAATAAGAAAGAAAATATTGGATATTTAATAAAAGGAACTCGTGTAAATGTCTTTGATACAAAAGAGGTTACAAAAAAAATAAAAAATAAACAAGGAAAAGAAATAGATGCAACAATAATTATGAAAAAGATAACATATAAAGATGTTAATAAAACAAAAATTGCTTGGATAGAAGATGGTTATTTGGTATCAACATTAAATGAAGCAGTTGACGAAAGATTTAAAAATTTAGATTTTACAGAAAAAACTAAAAAAGAGTATAAGGATAATAAGAGAGTAAAAGTTAGAGGACTATATGTTTCAGCCCACTCTGTTGCACTTAAAGGTAGATTAGATGAGCTTATAGAACTTGCTAAAAAGAATAATATCAATGCCTTTGTTATAGATGTAAAAGGAGACTATGGTGAGTTAACTTTTCCTATGTCAGAGAGTATAAATAAATATACAAAGTCAGCCAATAAAAATCCAATAATAAAAGAGATTGAACCTGTGATAAAAAAATTAAAAGAAAATGGTATCTACACTATTGCAAGAATAGTATCTTTTAAAGACACTATCTATGCTAAGGAAAATCCTGATAAAATTATTGTGTATAAAGAGGGAGGAAAAGCCTTCACAAATAGTGATGGACTTGTTTGGGTATCTGCTTATGATAAAAATTTATGGGAATATAATGTAGCAGTTGCAAAAGAAGCTGCAAAAGTAGGCTTTAATGAAATACAATTTGATTATGTGAGATTCCCAGCTTCTAATGGTGGAAAATTAGATAAAGTTTTAAATTATAGAAATAAAGATAATGTGACTAAGGCTGAGGCTATTCAAAAATACTTAAACTATGCTAAAAAAGAGTTAAGTCCATATAATGTATATATAAGTGCTGATATTTATGGCCAAGTTGGAAGTTCTTCTGATGATATGTCTTTGGGACAATTTTGGGAGGCTGTTAGTTCAGAGGTGGACTATATATCTCCTATGATGTATCCTAGTCATTATGGAAAGGGAGTTTATGGACTTGCAGTTCCTGATGCTAATCCATATAAGACAATTTACCATTCAACAAAAGATTCTATAAATAGAAATAATAATATTTCTAGTCCTGCTATTATTAGACCTTGGATACAAGCATTTACAGCAACTTGGGTAAAAGGACATATAAACTATGGACCAAATGAAGTTAAAGAGCAAATTAAAGCAATGAAAGATCTAGGTGTAGATGAATATATTTTGTGGAGTGCTACCAATAGATATGAGAATTTTTTTTAA
- the rbr gene encoding rubrerythrin: MDLKGSKTEKNLMTAFAGESQARNKYNFYAKVAKEEGYEQIAELFDITANNEKEHAKLWFKALHGDTIPETLVNLADAAAGENYEWTDMYAKFAQEAREEGFMKLAKQFEMVGQIEKEHEERYRKLLENIKNGTVFHSEEKIAWECMDCGYLHYGTDAPGKCPVCGADKAKFKRRAVNY, translated from the coding sequence ATGGATTTAAAAGGAAGTAAAACAGAAAAGAATTTAATGACAGCTTTTGCAGGAGAATCACAAGCAAGAAATAAATATAATTTCTATGCAAAAGTTGCTAAAGAAGAAGGATATGAACAAATAGCTGAATTATTTGACATTACAGCTAACAACGAAAAAGAACATGCTAAACTTTGGTTTAAAGCTTTACATGGAGACACTATCCCTGAAACATTAGTTAACCTTGCAGATGCAGCAGCTGGAGAAAACTATGAATGGACAGATATGTATGCTAAATTCGCACAAGAAGCAAGAGAAGAAGGATTTATGAAACTTGCTAAACAATTTGAAATGGTTGGGCAAATTGAAAAAGAACATGAAGAAAGATATAGAAAACTATTAGAAAACATTAAAAATGGAACTGTTTTCCATTCAGAAGAAAAAATAGCTTGGGAATGTATGGACTGTGGATACTTACATTATGGAACTGATGCACCAGGTAAATGTCCAGTTTGTGGAGCAGACAAAGCTAAATTCAAAAGAAGAGCTGTTAATTACTAA